A single Armatimonadota bacterium DNA region contains:
- a CDS encoding DNA glycosylase: MEKIDLQGQPLDLDLTMTCGQAFRWRKRGGVWAGVVRDKLVELEVKDGCLLWRTHPHSDKPLVEDYLRLNDDVNAIYAALGKSDPHLAELTNKFRGLRLFRQDPTEALFSFVCSAANNIPRIMNAVETLAVTYGDLVCEVGGSCYYAFPTPETIANADPAVLHNNKALGFRGRLVRNVALEIIKRGDGWLSSLRDMHYPDDKRALLDLPGVGPKIADCVCLFSLDKDEAVPVDTHVRQLAHKLFLPELKAKTITDNVYKCISCTFGSRYGKYAGWAQQFLFYEDLTK; encoded by the coding sequence ATGGAAAAGATAGACCTTCAGGGGCAGCCTTTAGACCTCGATCTGACAATGACCTGCGGGCAGGCATTTCGATGGCGCAAACGCGGTGGCGTTTGGGCAGGTGTAGTCAGAGATAAGCTGGTCGAGCTTGAGGTGAAGGATGGTTGTTTGCTATGGAGGACTCATCCGCATTCCGACAAGCCTCTGGTTGAGGACTATCTCCGCCTCAATGATGATGTAAACGCCATCTATGCTGCTTTGGGCAAGTCGGACCCTCATCTGGCTGAACTTACGAATAAGTTCCGGGGTCTACGTCTCTTTCGTCAGGACCCGACAGAGGCTCTTTTCTCATTTGTCTGTTCTGCCGCCAATAACATCCCGAGGATTATGAACGCCGTGGAGACTCTTGCAGTTACATACGGCGATCTGGTCTGCGAAGTCGGAGGCTCGTGCTATTATGCGTTTCCGACCCCTGAGACGATTGCAAATGCTGATCCAGCAGTGCTTCATAATAACAAAGCTCTCGGCTTCAGAGGTCGCCTTGTCAGGAATGTGGCTCTGGAGATAATCAAGCGGGGTGACGGCTGGCTCTCCTCACTTCGAGATATGCATTATCCCGATGACAAGCGTGCTTTGCTGGATCTGCCAGGGGTAGGCCCAAAGATAGCTGATTGTGTCTGCCTGTTTTCTTTGGATAAGGACGAGGCTGTGCCTGTCGATACGCACGTTCGTCAACTTGCCCACAAGCTGTTTCTGCCCGAGTTGAAGGCCAAGACCATCACAGATAATGTGTACAAATGCATATCCTGCACATTCGGCAGCCGATACGGCAAATATGCAGGCTGGGCGCAGCAGTTTTTATTCTACGAAGACCTGACCAAATAA
- a CDS encoding 3'-5' exonuclease — MENVEKILFGSDPTEGIVAVEVGVETAVIYRRVEGAMVTQEAPFKRWILTTEKHQVADAQWTELEGNGYRFLAEFDSSSAYNAARYWLRDAHALHIAIPNSAKQYLTRTGQTLFKGMAFDDAVRIQLDIETLALTPDKPENEIFMISIRDNRGFETLITGDETQILRDTVSCVRERDPDIIEGHNIYDFDLAYLAARAKYRGVRLAFGRDGTEVTFSQKQQCAIGYYSRPFTPAHIHGRHIIDTLLAVQRWDVSRASLSSYSLKAAAKALGIAEDDREIIPHDRIAQEWLDNPERVKKYTLQDVRETDLLAGIVCPYEFYLTQMVPDTYGHAATSGTGEKINSIFIRHYLSKGRAIPEQTEQKTLPGGYTEVRTTGVIERIVKCDVESLYPSIMLTHKIKPKNDTLDIFLPALANLVQRRLAAKRKAKETQGREHEYWDGLQSAFKILINSFYGYLAGPFNFNDYEAAAKVTTTGQRLVKQIVEELEKAGSLVVEVDTDGVYFSPPGEIDSEEKEIDYIERIGSALPVGIRLAHDGRYKAMISVKIKNYVLESYDGRKTFRGSALRSRADEPFGLDFISSAAEYLLRGEKEKAGELYKSLSEQINNGQLGIDKFARRERITEKTFHSTGKRRIAQAAKGTKVGQYVSIYQKNDGSIGLAGDYSGDEDRQYLLEKLYKFASRLREAFGEDFDVLFPKPSAKKQAEAAGQQTLGLFD; from the coding sequence ATGGAAAACGTTGAAAAAATCCTTTTCGGCAGTGATCCGACAGAAGGAATAGTCGCAGTGGAGGTCGGAGTGGAGACCGCCGTCATATATCGACGCGTGGAAGGCGCGATGGTCACCCAGGAAGCGCCGTTCAAACGCTGGATCCTCACGACCGAAAAGCATCAGGTAGCAGACGCGCAGTGGACCGAGCTTGAGGGCAACGGCTATAGATTCCTCGCCGAGTTCGACAGCAGCAGCGCATATAATGCCGCACGATATTGGCTGCGTGACGCACACGCTCTGCACATCGCCATTCCCAACTCCGCAAAGCAGTATTTGACCAGGACCGGCCAGACGCTCTTTAAGGGTATGGCATTTGATGATGCCGTGCGAATACAGCTCGACATAGAGACGCTTGCTCTGACACCGGACAAACCTGAGAATGAGATATTCATGATCTCGATCCGGGACAACCGAGGCTTCGAGACCCTGATTACCGGAGATGAAACGCAAATATTGAGAGATACGGTCTCATGTGTGCGTGAACGCGACCCGGACATAATAGAGGGCCACAATATATACGACTTCGATCTTGCTTACCTTGCGGCTCGCGCAAAGTATAGAGGCGTCAGGCTGGCATTCGGACGCGACGGCACTGAGGTCACCTTCAGCCAAAAGCAGCAGTGCGCGATAGGCTACTACTCCAGACCGTTCACACCGGCTCATATCCATGGCAGGCACATAATCGATACACTTCTGGCCGTGCAGAGGTGGGACGTATCCCGCGCGAGTCTGTCAAGTTATTCGCTCAAGGCCGCTGCGAAGGCTCTCGGCATTGCGGAAGATGACAGAGAGATTATCCCTCACGACCGGATAGCGCAGGAATGGCTGGATAATCCTGAACGAGTGAAGAAATACACGCTGCAGGATGTCAGGGAGACCGATCTGCTGGCGGGTATAGTCTGCCCATATGAGTTTTATCTGACTCAGATGGTGCCGGACACATATGGCCACGCCGCAACATCCGGCACCGGCGAAAAGATCAATTCGATCTTCATTCGCCATTACCTCAGCAAAGGCCGTGCGATCCCGGAGCAGACTGAACAAAAAACGCTGCCGGGCGGTTATACCGAGGTGCGCACGACAGGCGTAATTGAGCGAATCGTAAAGTGCGACGTGGAGAGCCTGTACCCGAGCATTATGCTCACACATAAGATCAAGCCGAAAAACGACACGCTCGATATATTTCTGCCCGCTCTCGCGAACCTGGTGCAGAGGAGACTGGCCGCAAAGCGAAAGGCCAAAGAAACTCAAGGCCGTGAGCATGAATACTGGGATGGACTGCAGAGCGCGTTCAAAATCCTGATCAATTCATTCTACGGCTACCTGGCCGGACCTTTCAACTTCAACGACTATGAGGCCGCGGCGAAAGTCACAACTACAGGCCAGAGGCTGGTCAAGCAGATAGTAGAAGAACTGGAAAAAGCTGGAAGCTTGGTGGTGGAAGTGGACACCGATGGAGTCTATTTCAGCCCGCCCGGCGAGATCGATTCCGAAGAAAAAGAGATTGACTATATAGAACGTATAGGCTCGGCGCTGCCTGTAGGCATAAGGTTGGCGCACGACGGGCGCTATAAAGCCATGATTTCAGTCAAGATCAAAAACTATGTGCTGGAGTCTTATGACGGCAGGAAGACGTTCAGAGGTTCGGCGCTGAGGTCGCGCGCGGATGAGCCGTTTGGATTGGACTTCATATCAAGCGCTGCTGAATATCTGCTGCGCGGTGAGAAAGAAAAAGCGGGCGAACTCTACAAATCGCTCTCCGAACAGATCAACAATGGTCAACTGGGAATAGATAAATTCGCCCGGCGCGAGAGGATCACTGAGAAGACTTTCCACTCCACCGGCAAGAGGCGGATCGCACAAGCCGCAAAGGGGACAAAGGTCGGACAATACGTGAGTATTTACCAGAAAAATGACGGCTCAATCGGGCTTGCGGGTGACTACTCGGGCGACGAGGACAGGCAATATTTGCTGGAAAAACTCTATAAGTTCGCAAGCCGCCTCAGGGAAGCATTTGGTGAAGACTTTGATGTGCTGTTCCCCAAACCATCAGCAAAGAAGCAAGCGGAGGCTGCAGGACAACAGACATTGGGCCTGTTCGACTGA
- a CDS encoding type II toxin-antitoxin system HicB family antitoxin, with product MKRNDHYVYPAVFDYSDDGITITFPDLPGCISEADTDFDAMRMARDALGSRLYADLQDGTPIPEPTKLMDVELGSDQRAVLIDVDMELIRRRIKPVYVKKTLTIPEWLNKKASEKGINFSQLLQEALREKLGTP from the coding sequence GTGAAAAGAAATGATCACTATGTTTATCCGGCTGTTTTCGATTATTCGGATGACGGCATTACGATTACTTTTCCCGATCTGCCCGGCTGTATATCAGAAGCTGATACGGATTTTGACGCAATGCGAATGGCGCGGGATGCATTGGGATCCAGACTCTATGCCGATTTGCAGGATGGCACCCCGATACCCGAACCAACAAAACTTATGGATGTCGAGCTTGGATCAGATCAGCGTGCGGTTCTGATAGATGTGGATATGGAGCTGATACGCAGGCGGATTAAGCCTGTATATGTCAAGAAGACACTTACCATACCGGAATGGCTGAACAAGAAAGCGTCTGAAAAAGGAATTAACTTTTCCCAACTCCTCCAGGAAGCGTTGAGAGAAAAGCTGGGAACTCCTTAA
- a CDS encoding PEP-CTERM sorting domain-containing protein (PEP-CTERM proteins occur, often in large numbers, in the proteomes of bacteria that also encode an exosortase, a predicted intramembrane cysteine proteinase. The presence of a PEP-CTERM domain at a protein's C-terminus predicts cleavage within the sorting domain, followed by covalent anchoring to some some component of the (usually Gram-negative) cell surface. Many PEP-CTERM proteins exhibit an unusual sequence composition that includes large numbers of potential glycosylation sites. Expression of one such protein has been shown restore the ability of a bacterium to form floc, a type of biofilm.): MKRTKTIVIALILTLSAAVLGTAAVAATRTDPGSFLVYKADSVDSFVKQILSNKRVAARYARHYGISPDKLGKYFFENISIKTLDKPYVTTVYFISNGNVIKQKQRVLKTGSKVFVGPNGRPLLEWRCGNPLGTKLPPAPKPVAKNTGSPAPDWAVAPAPTLEVAAAAAEALPQAVPIAAAPTLALQNAIVPAAGGFAFSQPLMLLGGALPMLIGGVAVRNNNSTTPPVPEPASIVTLLVGASGIILRAKRKKY, from the coding sequence TTGAAAAGAACAAAGACAATAGTCATAGCTCTTATCTTAACGCTGTCGGCAGCGGTGTTGGGCACAGCCGCGGTTGCAGCAACCAGGACTGATCCCGGCTCATTCCTGGTATATAAAGCAGACAGCGTTGATTCGTTCGTCAAGCAGATATTATCCAATAAACGGGTTGCAGCGCGGTATGCCAGGCACTACGGTATTTCTCCCGACAAGTTGGGCAAATATTTCTTTGAAAACATCAGTATAAAAACACTGGACAAACCTTATGTGACTACCGTCTATTTCATATCCAACGGCAATGTCATAAAGCAAAAGCAGCGAGTTCTAAAAACCGGAAGCAAAGTATTTGTCGGGCCCAACGGACGTCCGCTGCTTGAGTGGCGCTGCGGTAACCCACTGGGGACCAAACTGCCGCCTGCTCCAAAACCTGTTGCGAAAAATACAGGTTCACCAGCGCCGGACTGGGCTGTGGCTCCGGCTCCAACCCTCGAAGTAGCTGCAGCAGCGGCTGAAGCGCTTCCGCAGGCTGTCCCGATTGCCGCGGCTCCGACACTTGCATTGCAAAATGCAATAGTTCCGGCAGCGGGAGGGTTCGCTTTCTCACAACCGCTTATGCTGCTCGGAGGAGCTCTCCCTATGCTTATCGGTGGTGTGGCTGTAAGAAATAATAATAGTACCACCCCGCCGGTCCCTGAACCGGCAAGCATTGTGACACTTCTTGTCGGAGCATCCGGCATTATATTGCGCGCAAAACGCAAGAAATATTAG
- a CDS encoding EamA family transporter — protein sequence MDQKTLEKAAPQRDKMRISRLSRNKIKVLIAMFFAVIFGAFGDISIRYGMRAVEATKHACIYSHFVCAATNPFVWIGVLLLVLFFILYLTSLSWEELSYVLPLTAADYVLVTILAFFLLGEDVSPMRWAGSLLVATGIALVVRT from the coding sequence TTGGATCAAAAAACTCTAGAGAAAGCCGCGCCACAAAGAGATAAGATGCGTATATCAAGGCTCAGCAGAAACAAAATAAAGGTGCTCATCGCGATGTTCTTCGCTGTTATATTCGGAGCATTCGGAGATATATCCATTCGCTACGGAATGCGCGCTGTGGAGGCGACAAAACATGCTTGCATATACAGTCATTTTGTCTGCGCGGCTACCAATCCGTTTGTATGGATCGGAGTGCTGCTGCTGGTGCTGTTTTTTATACTCTATCTTACATCACTCTCGTGGGAAGAACTCAGTTATGTGCTGCCGCTGACTGCTGCTGACTATGTGCTTGTAACAATCTTGGCGTTTTTCCTGCTTGGCGAGGATGTCTCGCCTATGCGCTGGGCGGGGAGCCTGCTTGTGGCAACGGGAATTGCGCTTGTGGTGAGGACTTAA
- the def gene encoding peptide deformylase, with translation MESSKIVKYGDEILRRHADEIEEFNDDIRSLIEMMCNVLAVSHGYGLAGPQVGRSLRLFVYDIGEGLHALVNPVMLSSSGEEWGVEGCLSIPGLQGEVLRATHVVVTGINEDGRKVKMKANDLLARVFQHEMDHLDGTMFIDRADPDTLETVPVNDDDEYEED, from the coding sequence ATGGAATCTAGCAAGATTGTCAAGTATGGCGATGAGATTCTTCGCAGGCACGCAGATGAAATCGAGGAGTTCAATGACGATATCAGGTCATTGATCGAGATGATGTGTAATGTCCTGGCCGTAAGCCATGGTTATGGTCTGGCCGGGCCTCAAGTGGGCAGATCTCTTCGTCTGTTTGTATATGATATTGGTGAGGGGCTGCATGCTCTTGTCAACCCCGTGATGCTCAGTTCCAGCGGCGAGGAGTGGGGTGTCGAGGGTTGTTTGAGCATACCGGGTTTGCAGGGAGAGGTGCTGCGGGCGACGCATGTTGTCGTAACCGGTATAAATGAAGATGGCAGAAAGGTCAAGATGAAGGCTAACGATCTGTTAGCGCGGGTCTTTCAGCATGAAATGGACCATCTGGATGGGACGATGTTTATTGACCGCGCGGATCCCGATACACTAGAGACAGTGCCGGTCAATGATGATGATGAGTATGAAGAAGACTAA
- the hpnJ gene encoding hopanoid biosynthesis associated radical SAM protein HpnJ, which yields MKTLFLNPPSFQGFDGGAGSRYQAKREIKSFWYPTWLAQAAALVEYGRVIDAPADDLTVEQVLNICADYDLIIIYTSTPSFANDSRLADKIKQCYPDAVIGFVGPHVSVLAEESLSSAKAVDFVVRREFEIAVQQISQGQPLRAINGISWRDGTDIRHNSDSELIRDLDALPSVIDIYKRDLTVENYYIGYLMHPYLSIYTGRGCPGRCTYCLWPQTISGHEYRVRSPRSVCKELARAKDMFPQVKEFFIDDDTFTANTGRAEETAKLLGSLGIMWSTSSRANVPYDTLKALKESGLRLLMVGYESGSDDILKNVRKGISTDMARRFTKDCKSLDIAIHGTFCLGLPGETKQTIEQTIRYACELGPDTIQVSIAAPYPGTEFYDQAVSNGWLAPSELVSQDGTQVCPMHYENISADEISEGVDRLYKRFYFRPKVMARIALQMAKDSEVRKRRLREGKEFLGFLKQHRNSAQKNESTFKQVMKNGGPGFCQFAITDACNAACKFCNFRVDMSMKRTYVSLENAVAAQNILARNGIRYIAYIGGEPTIHPSLADMITHAKSHGMKTIICTNGSVLSGDRISEYVEAGLDSAIISVDAPSVEAHEQNRGIDGLCSRIAYANIILHDAGVETTASVTLSKLLGDLSRLPDFLESLNFRQVTFSYPLKSLGSSFRSYSDSDLLDYTDDELVDAFENVIKMKRRFRVVNPTASLREMQRFIRGEKQRFPCLAGLKYFYLDWNLDMYRCHAWPERMCSIFDFDSSKLVRDGCTRCMIDCYRDASVLHEVGMAIFDAKCSLFHGCPGKAAARLFNTNTFEAAKSVLEDMSWIKKL from the coding sequence ATGAAAACACTCTTTCTCAATCCTCCATCTTTTCAAGGTTTCGACGGCGGCGCCGGTTCAAGATATCAGGCAAAAAGAGAAATAAAATCATTCTGGTATCCCACATGGCTCGCTCAGGCGGCTGCGCTTGTCGAATACGGAAGAGTTATTGATGCGCCGGCGGATGATTTGACTGTCGAGCAGGTCCTGAATATTTGCGCTGACTATGACCTTATTATTATCTACACAAGCACACCGTCATTTGCCAATGACTCTCGTCTGGCTGATAAAATAAAGCAATGCTACCCCGATGCTGTGATTGGGTTTGTTGGCCCGCATGTAAGTGTGCTGGCTGAGGAATCTTTGAGCTCGGCTAAGGCGGTTGACTTCGTGGTCAGGCGCGAGTTCGAGATTGCTGTCCAGCAGATATCGCAAGGACAGCCGCTCAGGGCGATAAATGGGATCAGTTGGCGAGATGGGACCGATATCCGCCATAACAGTGATTCAGAGCTTATTAGAGATCTGGACGCGCTGCCCTCCGTTATAGATATCTACAAGCGCGACCTTACTGTAGAAAACTACTATATCGGGTATCTGATGCACCCATATCTATCGATATACACGGGCAGAGGCTGCCCCGGGCGATGCACTTATTGTCTGTGGCCGCAGACTATATCGGGCCATGAATATCGGGTTCGCAGTCCACGATCAGTGTGTAAGGAACTGGCCAGAGCAAAAGACATGTTTCCGCAGGTAAAGGAGTTTTTCATAGACGATGACACTTTTACCGCCAATACCGGGAGAGCGGAAGAGACTGCAAAGCTGCTCGGTTCGCTTGGGATCATGTGGTCGACAAGCAGCCGAGCTAATGTGCCTTACGATACACTAAAAGCGCTTAAGGAATCCGGGTTGCGGCTGCTGATGGTGGGGTATGAATCAGGCAGCGATGATATTCTCAAAAACGTTCGCAAGGGAATAAGCACCGACATGGCTCGCAGGTTCACTAAAGACTGCAAGTCCCTTGATATCGCTATTCACGGAACGTTTTGTCTGGGACTGCCGGGTGAGACGAAGCAGACAATCGAGCAGACTATTCGCTATGCATGCGAGCTTGGCCCCGACACAATACAGGTCTCTATTGCGGCACCCTACCCCGGTACAGAGTTTTACGATCAAGCGGTATCCAATGGCTGGCTTGCGCCTTCTGAGCTGGTTTCGCAGGACGGGACGCAGGTCTGCCCGATGCATTATGAAAACATATCAGCCGATGAAATCAGTGAAGGCGTTGACCGGCTCTACAAGCGGTTTTATTTCAGGCCGAAGGTGATGGCTCGAATAGCGCTGCAGATGGCTAAAGACAGTGAGGTCAGAAAGAGAAGACTGCGCGAGGGAAAAGAGTTTCTTGGGTTCCTGAAACAGCATCGCAACAGTGCGCAAAAAAACGAGTCTACATTCAAACAGGTAATGAAAAACGGCGGACCGGGATTCTGCCAGTTCGCAATTACGGATGCCTGCAACGCGGCATGCAAATTCTGCAACTTCAGAGTCGATATGAGCATGAAACGCACATATGTCTCGCTGGAAAACGCCGTGGCGGCGCAAAATATATTGGCTCGAAACGGCATAAGATATATCGCCTACATTGGCGGTGAGCCTACAATCCACCCCAGCCTTGCCGATATGATCACGCACGCGAAATCACATGGTATGAAAACAATCATCTGCACCAATGGCTCGGTGCTATCGGGGGACAGGATAAGTGAATATGTCGAAGCGGGTCTGGACAGTGCGATCATATCGGTGGACGCGCCGTCTGTCGAAGCGCATGAACAAAATAGAGGCATTGATGGGCTCTGCTCTCGAATCGCATATGCAAATATCATTTTGCATGATGCAGGCGTAGAGACCACTGCATCGGTGACGCTGAGCAAATTGCTCGGAGACCTCTCCAGGCTGCCTGACTTTCTGGAATCGCTCAACTTTCGCCAGGTGACATTCTCATATCCGCTAAAAAGTCTTGGATCGAGCTTTCGCAGCTACTCGGACTCCGATCTGTTAGATTATACGGACGATGAGCTTGTGGACGCATTCGAGAACGTAATTAAGATGAAGCGGAGATTTCGAGTGGTGAACCCGACTGCCTCGCTAAGAGAAATGCAGAGGTTTATCAGAGGTGAAAAGCAACGCTTTCCTTGCCTTGCAGGATTGAAATATTTCTATCTGGACTGGAACCTGGATATGTATCGGTGTCACGCATGGCCGGAGCGTATGTGCTCGATATTCGACTTTGATTCATCAAAACTTGTACGTGACGGCTGCACGCGGTGCATGATCGACTGTTACAGAGATGCAAGCGTGCTCCATGAAGTCGGCATGGCTATTTTCGACGCCAAATGCAGTCTTTTTCATGGCTGTCCGGGCAAGGCTGCTGCGCGTCTTTTCAACACAAACACATTTGAGGCGGCTAAGTCCGTTCTGGAGGATATGAGTTGGATCAAAAAACTCTAG
- a CDS encoding Gfo/Idh/MocA family oxidoreductase, with amino-acid sequence MNSRPINLGIVGIGRATQSMHLKELEGRESKFRIAAACDIIQERRNMMAERYGCSAYERVEDLIADPKVEMVDIATRSLDHFAHAKLALEAGKYVFLEKPMCTTYKDALALAKIAESTGNRLYIRHNRRFEPAFTHIREIIASGILGDVYQIKLQRAQYIRRGDWQTIIECGGGMLLNWGPHIIDHALRLLESPVKSMFSDLKSIATIGNAEDHIKIVFMGENGRMVDMEICFGAALGQDVYMVWGTRGALSSDEETIKLRYIDANQELSNKSANPGTPDIGDYCLPEKLEWVEQTIPVEPQLKVDMTSIWDYLYSSVREGAPFPITMDEALSVIKVISDVKAATQYRN; translated from the coding sequence ATGAATAGCAGACCAATCAACCTGGGGATAGTCGGCATCGGACGGGCGACACAATCGATGCATTTGAAAGAGCTTGAGGGCAGGGAATCCAAGTTCAGGATTGCCGCAGCATGCGACATAATTCAGGAGCGGCGTAACATGATGGCCGAGCGTTACGGCTGCTCCGCTTACGAGCGCGTAGAGGACCTCATAGCCGATCCCAAGGTTGAGATGGTGGACATAGCAACTCGCTCTCTTGATCACTTTGCGCATGCAAAGCTGGCTTTGGAAGCCGGCAAATATGTGTTTCTCGAAAAGCCCATGTGTACTACTTATAAAGACGCACTTGCTCTGGCCAAGATAGCCGAATCGACAGGAAACAGGCTCTATATTCGCCACAACAGACGTTTCGAGCCTGCATTTACGCATATTCGAGAGATCATTGCATCGGGAATTCTTGGAGACGTATATCAGATCAAGCTGCAGCGCGCGCAGTATATACGCCGCGGCGATTGGCAGACAATCATCGAGTGCGGTGGGGGGATGCTGCTTAACTGGGGCCCTCACATCATTGACCATGCCCTGCGCCTGCTGGAATCTCCTGTTAAGTCGATGTTCAGTGATCTCAAGAGCATTGCAACCATCGGCAATGCGGAGGACCATATCAAGATTGTGTTTATGGGTGAGAACGGTCGGATGGTGGATATGGAGATATGCTTCGGCGCCGCTTTAGGCCAGGATGTGTATATGGTATGGGGCACGCGCGGGGCTCTTTCAAGTGATGAAGAGACTATAAAACTGCGTTATATAGACGCTAACCAGGAGCTTTCAAACAAGTCCGCGAACCCCGGCACTCCGGATATAGGCGATTACTGTCTGCCCGAAAAGCTCGAATGGGTAGAGCAGACTATTCCCGTCGAGCCGCAGCTCAAGGTCGATATGACTTCAATCTGGGACTACCTATACTCCTCCGTCCGCGAAGGCGCGCCTTTCCCGATTACAATGGATGAGGCTTTGAGCGTGATAAAAGTCATTTCCGACGTGAAAGCCGCCACACAATACCGCAACTAA
- the fmt gene encoding methionyl-tRNA formyltransferase — translation MKTIFAGTSAFAVPSLEKLIASAHEVSAVITQPDKPRGRGRQMLISPIKEVALAHGIPVLQPEKISDPDSFASIKSYGPIGAMVVVAYGQKITPDLLNWPEHGVVNVHGSILPKYRGAAPIQHAIISGERETGVTTMLMDEGWDTGDILLQKTLDILPDETAGELSVRLSLLGAGLLIDTLDDLESGKISSVAQDDELASLARSLSRDAGAIDWRHSASDVVNLIRGCTPKPGAFTRLNGTIIKVWSAAVVGGECATGEPGEIIDVNREGIKVAAQSGAVVLREVQAESRQRMSAPDFARGMSLKPGGRFDERVVMEK, via the coding sequence TTGAAGACAATATTTGCAGGGACAAGCGCATTTGCCGTGCCGTCGCTGGAGAAGCTGATTGCTTCTGCGCATGAGGTGTCGGCAGTGATCACTCAGCCCGACAAACCAAGAGGGCGTGGGCGGCAGATGCTCATTAGTCCCATAAAGGAAGTAGCCCTGGCCCATGGAATTCCTGTTTTGCAGCCCGAGAAGATCAGTGATCCGGACTCGTTTGCATCCATCAAAAGCTATGGTCCGATCGGGGCTATGGTGGTTGTTGCATACGGCCAGAAGATAACACCGGACCTGCTTAATTGGCCCGAACACGGTGTTGTGAATGTTCACGGTTCCATTCTTCCGAAATATAGAGGTGCTGCGCCAATTCAGCATGCCATAATCTCAGGCGAGCGCGAGACAGGCGTTACGACCATGCTGATGGATGAGGGCTGGGACACAGGCGATATCCTGCTTCAAAAAACTCTCGATATCCTGCCGGATGAGACTGCGGGAGAGCTTTCCGTGCGGTTGTCTCTACTTGGAGCCGGTCTTTTGATCGATACCCTGGATGATCTTGAATCCGGAAAAATCAGCTCTGTCGCTCAGGATGATGAACTTGCAAGCCTTGCTCGTTCGCTTTCACGGGATGCAGGCGCCATAGACTGGCGGCATTCTGCAAGTGATGTAGTGAACCTGATCAGAGGCTGCACGCCCAAACCAGGCGCATTTACACGGCTCAACGGGACAATTATAAAGGTCTGGAGTGCTGCTGTCGTCGGTGGTGAATGCGCGACTGGAGAACCTGGTGAAATAATTGATGTGAATCGGGAAGGTATCAAGGTCGCGGCGCAGAGCGGCGCTGTGGTATTGCGCGAGGTCCAGGCGGAATCGAGACAGCGGATGTCCGCTCCAGATTTTGCTCGTGGGATGTCATTGAAACCGGGCGGCCGTTTCGACGAGCGAGTTGTAATGGAAAAGTAA
- a CDS encoding EamA family transporter: protein MLRVGIALGLAILFGAIGDILMSKGMQENGAVSIRHIKDLPKVAKLVFSRPLVILGVVSMAIYFGSYVAALGWIDVSVANPLTALSYLIASAYAAFVMKEKLGIVRAVGILLIVLGAILVGLSS from the coding sequence ATGCTTAGAGTTGGAATTGCTCTCGGGCTGGCAATACTGTTCGGCGCAATCGGCGACATCCTTATGAGTAAAGGCATGCAGGAAAATGGCGCTGTAAGCATCCGCCACATCAAGGACTTGCCGAAAGTAGCCAAACTCGTCTTTTCGCGGCCTCTGGTGATCCTTGGAGTAGTATCAATGGCGATTTACTTCGGGTCATACGTGGCGGCGCTCGGATGGATAGACGTCAGTGTGGCAAACCCACTTACGGCTCTGAGCTACCTCATCGCCAGCGCATATGCGGCTTTTGTTATGAAAGAGAAGCTTGGTATAGTGCGTGCCGTGGGAATATTGCTGATAGTTCTAGGGGCAATTTTGGTAGGGTTGAGTTCATGA
- a CDS encoding type II toxin-antitoxin system HicA family toxin, which yields MKLMTPRQVIRLLKKNGWHEIPAVGGHRQFEHSNYPNKITVPFHNNDLKPKTLASILKQAGLLD from the coding sequence ATGAAATTGATGACTCCAAGGCAAGTCATCAGGCTGCTGAAGAAGAATGGGTGGCACGAAATCCCGGCTGTTGGAGGTCACAGACAGTTCGAGCACTCCAATTATCCGAACAAGATTACCGTGCCTTTCCATAACAACGACTTGAAACCTAAGACATTGGCAAGCATTCTCAAACAAGCAGGGCTGCTGGATTAA